In Primulina eburnea isolate SZY01 chromosome 3, ASM2296580v1, whole genome shotgun sequence, one DNA window encodes the following:
- the LOC140827849 gene encoding malate dehydrogenase, translating to MAKDPVCVLVTGAAGQIGYALVPMIARGVMLGADQPVILHMLDIPPAAEALNGVKMELVDAAFPLLKGVVATTDVVEACTGVSVAVMVGGFPRKEGMERKDVMTKNVSIYKSQASALEKHAAANCKVLVVANPANTNALILKEFAPSIPEKNITCLTRLDHNRALGQISERLNVQVSDVKNAIIWGNHSSSQYPDVNHASVKTSAGEKPVRELVADDEWLNGEFITTVQQRGAAIIKARKFSSALSAASSACDHIRDWVLGTPEGTWVSMGVYSDGSYHVPAGLIYSFPVTCKNGEWSIVQGLHIDEFSRKKLDLTAQELSEEKELAYSCLS from the exons ATGGCTAAAGATCCAGTCTGCGTCCTCGTCACCGGAGCTGCAG GACAAATTGGATACGCTCTTGTTCCCATGATTGCTAGGGGAGTTATGTTGGGCGCAGACCAGCCAGTGATCCTTCACATGCTTGATATTCCACCTGCTGCTGAGGCACTTAATGGAGTTAAAATGGAATTGGTGGATGCTGCATTCCCTCTTCTGAAAG GTGTTGTTGCTACAACCGATGTTGTGGAAGCTTGTACTGGTGTCAGTGTTGCTGTAATGGTTGGTGGATTCCCTAGGAAGGAGGGTATGGAGAGGAAAGATGTTATGACGAAGAATGTCTCCATATACAAGTCTCAAGCTTCTGCTCTCGAGAAACATGCTGCTGCTAACTGCAAG GTTTTGGTCGTTGCTAATCCTGCCAACACCAATGCATTAATTCTTAAGGAATTTGCACCATCCATCCCAGAAAAGAATATCACTTGTTTAACCAGATTGGACCATAACAGGGCCCTTGGACAGATTTCGGAGAGATTGAATGTCCAAGTATCTGATGTTAAAAATGCAATTATTTGGGGAAATCACTCCTCATCGCAGTATCCTGATGTCAACCATGCGTCTGTCAAAACTTCAGCTGGAGAGAAACCTGTCCGCGAGCTTGTTGCAGATGATGAATG GTTGAATGGAGAATTCATTACTACTGTCCAGCAACGTGGCGCTGCAATTATCAAAGCTAGAAAATTTTCCAGTGCACTTTCTGCTGCTAGCTCTGCCTGTGACCATATTCGTGATTGGGTCCTTGGAACTCCAGAG GGTACTTGGGTTTCTATGGGCGTATACTCTGATGGCTCATACCATGTCCCAGCTGGACTTATCTATTCATTCCCAGTTACATGCAAAAATGGAGAGTGGTCCATTGTCCAAG GTCTTCATATCGATGAATTTTCACGGAAGAAGTTGGATTTGACTGCTCAAGAGCTCAGTGAAGAGAAAGAACTGGCATATTCTTGCCTCTCTTAG
- the LOC140827848 gene encoding uncharacterized protein, whose protein sequence is MAFSVVAATLPGGRDADCFLWRCDLTRHSSPPAIGGRNISFHRQWKDKSKNTKIEIVCAKRQENALQYRKLGDSDLVISEITIGTMTFGQQNTEKEAHEQLSYAFQRGINAIDTAEMYPVPVKKETQGRTDIYIGNWLKSQPRDKIILATKVSGYSERSAYLRDNSKVIRVDAANIRESVEKSLKRLNTDYIDLLQIHWPDRYVPLFGEYFYDPSKWRSSVSFIEQLRGFQEVIDQGKVRYIGVSNETSYGVMEFVHAAQIEGLPKIVSIQNCYSMLARCKFEIDLVEVCQPENYNIGLLAYSPLAGGALSGKYLDNNSEASKKGRFNLFPGYMERYRKSLCKEATEQYINIAKKHELTPVELALGFTRDRSFITSSIIGATSLEQLKEDIDAFLTTERPLPPEVVTDIDNVFKRYKDPAID, encoded by the exons ATGGCTTTCTCTGTAGTTGCCGCCACTCTCCCCGGCGGAAGAGACGCCGATTGCTTTCTCTGGCGCTGTGATTTAACGCGCCACTCTTCGCCACCGGCCATTGGCGGCCGGAATATTTCATTTCATCGGCAGTGGAAGGATAAGAGCAAGAATACCAAGATAGAAATTGTCTGCGCAAAACGACAAGAAAACGCTTTGCAGTACAGGAAACTTGGCGATTCCGATCTTGTTATTAGCGAGATAACTATTGGAACA ATGACATTTGGGCAGCAGAATACAGAGAAAGAGGCTCACGAGCAACTTAGCTACGCGTTTCAGCGGGGTATTAATGCGATAGATACTGCTGAAATG TATCCAGTTCCAGTGAAAAAGGAGACTCAAGGACGGACAGATATTTATATTGGTAACTGGTTAAAGTCTCAGCCCCGGGATAAG ATTATTTTGGCCACAAAAGTTAGTGGTTACTCGGAGCGATCAGCTTATTTACGTGACAACTCAAAGGTTATACGAGTTGATGCTGCTAATATCAGGGAAAGTGTGGAGAAAAGCCTTAAACGGCTTAATACAGATTATATTGACTTACTACAGATTCATTG GCCTGATCGATATGTCCCTTTATTTGGGGAATACTTCTATGATCCTTCAAAATGGAGGTCTAGTGTGTCATTCATTGAGCAGCTAAGGGGATTTCAAGAAGTCATTGATCAAGGAAAg GTAAGGTACATTGGTGTTTCAAATGAAACTTCATATGGAGTAATGGAGTTTGTTCATGCTGCTCAAATTGAAGGACTGCCAAAAATTGTCAGTATTCAGAACTGTTACAGTATGTTGGCCCGGTGCAAGTTTGAAA TTGATCTTGTTGAAGTATGTCAACCTGAAAATTACAACATTGGTTTACTTGCTTATTCTCCCCTTGCTGGTGGAGCATTATCCGGGAAGTATCTGGACAATAATTCTGAAGCGTCAAAGAAGGGACGGTTTAACCTCTTCCCTGGCTACATGGAGAGATACAGAAAATCCCTTTGCAAG GAAGCAACAGAACAGTACATAAACATTGCCAAGAAACACGAATTAACTCCTGTTGAGTTAGCTCTTGGATTCACACGAGACCGTTCATTTATCACCAGTTCAATCATCGGGGCAACTTCTTTAGAGCAATTGAAAGAGGACATCGATGCATTTTTGACAACCGAACGGCCTTTACCTCCTGAAGTTGTCACAGATATTGACAATGTTTTCAAGAGATATAAAGATCCCGCCATAGATTAG
- the LOC140828559 gene encoding mediator of RNA polymerase II transcription subunit 11-like: MDPQSQTTSLQRLQNVEKRIVRVLELASGVMEEMGNTSGPRKELVNSSCGEFMQSVKDIQVTLREEIKSACEYRPFEKCDYVPRISNEICCKKLEYVIAQIDEMKQTIEGYGDAA, translated from the exons ATGGATCCACAAAGCCAGACCACTTCATTACAGCGACTCCAGAATGTCGAGAAG AGGATAGTAAGGGTTTTGGAGCTCGCTAGCGGGGTTATGGAGGAAATGGGGAACACTAGTGGCCCCAGAAAGGAGCTTGTTAACAGCAGTTGCGGCGAATTCATGCAATCAGTCAAG GACATTCAAGTGACATTGCGTGAGGAAATCAAAAGCGCGTGTGAGTATCGGCCATTCGAGAAGTGTGACTATGTCCCGAGAATATCTAATGAGATTTGTTGCAAGAAGCTAGAATATGTCATTGCACAAATAGATGAGATGAAGCAAACGATCGAGGGATATGGTGATGCAGCTTGA